One genomic segment of Gorilla gorilla gorilla isolate KB3781 chromosome 23, NHGRI_mGorGor1-v2.1_pri, whole genome shotgun sequence includes these proteins:
- the TMEM121B gene encoding transmembrane protein 121B, protein MRPALGHPRSVSSASGSFPPPPAAARLQPLFLRGGSFRGRRGSGDSSTSTSTSRGGGGGRRGGGGGSPSSSTGAEREDDDESLSVSKPLVPNAALLGPPAQVGAPAGPAPVAFSSSAATSSSTSTPTSSCNMTAADFGGGAAAGAVGGPGSRSAGGAGGAGTGSGASCCPCCCCCGCPDRPGRRGRRRGCAPSPRCRWGYQALSVVLLLAQGGLLDLYLIAVTDLYWCSWIATDLVVVVGWAIFFAKNSRGRRGGAASGAHNHHLHHHHAAPPLHLPAPSAATAGAKARGARGGAGGAGGGLGAAAAAGEFAFAYLAWLIYSIAFTPKVVLILGTSILDLIELRAPFGTTGFRLTMALSVPLLYSLVRAISEAGAPPGSAGPLLLQPQRHRAAGCFLGTCLDLLDSFTLVELMLEGRVPLPAHLRYLLIAVYFLTLASPVLWLYELNAAAAAAASWGQASGPGSCSRLLRLLGGCLVDVPLLALRCLLVVSYQQPLSIFMLKNLFFLGCRGLEALEGCWDRGSRASPSRARGGYGAPPSAPPPPPPPPQGGSQLGHCISENEGGAHGYVNTLAVASQN, encoded by the coding sequence ATGCGCCCGGCGCTCGGCCACCCTCGCTCGGTCTCCTCCGCGTCCGGTTCCTTCCCGCCGCCCCCGGCAGCCGCCCGGCTGCAGCCCCTCTTCCTCCGCGGGGGCTCCTTCCGCGGCCGGAGAGGCTCCGGCGACAGCagcaccagcaccagcaccagcCGCGGGGGAGGCGGCGGCAGACGCGGCGGGGGCGGCGGCTCCCCGAGCAGCAGCACGGGCGCCGAGCGCGAGGACGACGACGAGAGCCTCAGCGTCAGCAAGCCTCTGGTGCCCAACGCCGCGCTCCTGGGGCCGCCGGCTCAGGTGGGCGCCCCGGCCGGCCCCGCGCCTGTCGCCTTCTCCTCCTCAgccgccacctcctcctccacctccacgcCCACCTCCTCCTGCAACATGACAGCCGCGGACTTCGGCGGGGGCGCCGCGGCCGGGGCCGTCGGGGGCCCCGGGAGCCGCTCGGCGGGGGGCGCGGGCGGCGCCGGGACCGGCAGCGGCGCCTCCTGCTGCCCGTGTTGCTGCTGCTGCGGCTGCCCGGACCGCCCCGGCCGCAGGGGTCGGCGCCGCGGCTGCGCCCCCAGTCCCAGGTGCCGCTGGGGCTACCAGGCGCTGTCCGTGGTGCTGCTGCTGGCGCAGGGCGGCCTGCTGGACCTGTACCTCATCGCCGTCACCGACCTGTACTGGTGCTCCTGGATCGCCACTgacctggtggtggtggtgggctggGCCATCTTCTTCGCCAAGAACAGCCGGGGCCGTCGGGGCGGCGCAGCCAGCGGCGCGCACAACCACCACCTGCACCACCACCACGCCGCGCCGCCCCTGCATCTGCCCGCCCCCTCGGCCGCTACCGCTGGGGCAAAGGCACGCGGAGCCCGCGGGGGCGCCGGCGGCGCGGGGGGCGGCCTGGGGGCGGCCGCGGCAGCGGGCGAGTTCGCCTTCGCCTACCTGGCCTGGCTTATCTACTCCATCGCCTTCACTCCCAAGGTGGTGCTGATCCTGGGCACGTCCATCCTAGACCTCATCGAGCTACGCGCGCCCTTCGGCACCACGGGCTTCCGTCTCACCATGGCGCTGTCGGTGCCCCTGCTCTACAGCTTGGTGCGGGCCATCAGCGAGGCGGGCGCGCCCCCGGGATCGGCAGGACCCCTGCTGCTGCAGCCCCAGCGGCACCGCGCGGCCGGATGCTTCCTGGGCACGTGCTTGGACCTGCTCGACAGCTTCACGCTGGTGGAGCTGATGCTGGAGGGCCGCGTGCCGCTGCCCGCGCACCTGCGCTACCTGCTTATCGCCGTCTACTTCCTCACCCTCGCCTCGCCGGTGCTCTGGCTCTACGAGCTCAACGCCGCGGCCGCAGCGGCTGCATCCTGGGGCCAGGCCTCCGGGCCTGGCAGCTGCAGCCGCCTTCTGCGCCTGCTGGGCGGCTGCCTGGTGGACGTGCCCTTGCTGGCGCTGCGCTGCCTCCTGGTGGTCAGCTACCAGCAGCCCCTCTCCATCTTCATGCTCAAGAACCTCTTCTTCCTCGGCTGCCGGGGCCTGGAGGCCCTGGAGGGCTGCTGGGACCGGGGCAGTCGGGCCTCCCCGAGTCGGGCCAGAGGGGGCTACGGTGCTCCGCCCTCCGCCCCTCCACCACCTCCGCCACCACCTCAGGGAGGCTCCCAGCTGGGCCACTGCATCTCGGAGAACGAGGGGGGTGCTCATGGCTATGTCAACACCCTGGCTGTGGCCTCTCAGAATTGA